In the genome of Shewanella denitrificans OS217, the window CAGCTTAGGCCACTAACCCCTAATGCAAGGCCTCCTCCCACGGCGCCAAACAACTTAAGTACATCTCGGCGGCTTACATTTTCCACTGCTGTAAATTGTGTCATGTTCATGCCTCCGAAGCGGCTTGAATTGCCGCCTTGATCCGCGGATAGGTGCCGCAGCGGCAAATATTGCCCACCATGGCCTCATTAATTTGCTGCTCGCTCGGCTTTGGGGTACTGGCTAACAATGCCGCCGCCGACATCAATTGCCCCGCCTGACAATATCCGCATTGAGGCACATTATGTTCAAGCCATTGGGCTTTGAGTTTATCCGCTTCTAAGCCCTCAATGGTGGTGACTTGTTTGCCTTGCACTTGGCTCAGGCTTGTCAGGCAGCCTCGCACAGGCTTGCCATCCAGATGTATGGTGCAGGCGCCGCAAAGGCCCGCGCCACAACCAAATTTAGTTCCTGTGAGACCAATTAAATCTCGAAGGGCCCACAGCACCGGCATCTTAGGATCTGCATCCAAAGTAAACTTGCGACCATTGACTAGCAGAGTCTGGGTTGAACTTGGCATCACTCACTCCTTGGTATTGTAGCGCTTAGCGTTATCGAGTTATGTGCCCTGATCCTTAGTGAGGGCTGGCGAGACTTGGATGTCTAGAACTGTGCACCGAGAACGGCGCGCCTAGGCATCAGCCAACCATAAGGATAACTCTGTTTGGGTGTCGATATCTATCGCCGCTTGTTCCAGTGGCAATAGCTGTAATTGTTGACGGTTATGGCGTTCAACTAAAATGGCCTTAGCGCCTTTATCTGCGTTTAATTGACTCAAGGCAGAAAAATCATCAGCTAAAAAAATAGCAGGAACCCCAGGAGTTTGCCGATAAAAAGCCGCCGTTGTCTGTCCGCTATGGGGAGCGCCTTGTGAAAATCTGCCACAAAACAGCGCGAATAGCGCAGCGTAATCGTGAGACTCGAGAGCCACTTGATCGGCTAATGTCAGCAATAAGGCATCGGCATCAAGCTCAGCTGCATGCTTAACCGCGACTCGAATCGAGCTGCTTAAGCCTTGATGCCAATCTGGATTTAGCCGATAAGCCATGCCGCTTGGCAATAGCGGGGCTAAGCACTCATGGTGGCCGCCCAAAATGACTGTCACAGGAGAGAGTTCGAGCCTAGAAATGTCAACACTGTGATTAACACTTGCGTTTGAATGCACGCCGTCTTGCTGAGCCTGAAACTGCTCACAGCCTAGCTGCAACTGCTGAATGCTGTGCTCGAGTAAAAGCTTGCCATTATTAAGCCTGCTCATAAGCTTTACCCCATTAAAGCGCCGACTGCCTCCGGCGGCCAGTATGACGGGCACCAATCTAATCGGTTTATTTAAGGGCATCCCATTACCTCATCGAGTGCGATAATAGCGCTGCCATGAAGCACCCCATGGCATTGTGACACTATGCTAAGGGCCACTGAACTTGGTAACTCACCGCCTAAGGCAAGACCGGCTGGCGCCGAGAAAAAGCACTTAATGTCTGCCAATTCAAGTCCCGCTATTCTCAAGACGCGATCCCGCCTTTGGGGCGGGCCCAGTAAGGCTAAATAGGCTAGGTTATTATGGGAGTGCGGCTGGGAAAGCGATGCCAGCAAGGAGAGCGCCTTGGCGTCTAAATTTAAGTTATGACTCATGACAATTGCCGCATCTAAGCGCTTAAGTATTGCGGGTTCTATGGCGTCAAAGGGGCCTTTGACTACCTTGACCGAGGGAAAATCATAAAGCCTGCCATAGGCGCTGCGCTCATCAAACACGCTCACCTGCCAGCCCAGTTGCTGGGCCATCGCCGCTACAGGCTGTGCATCCAGACCCGCGCCAAAAATGCCTAATGCGATGGGCGGTGCTAAACGCATAGTTAACACCTCATGCTTATAAGCAGTGACAGCCTTATGCGCCCCCTTCAATTGAGCTTGAGTCAAATTGTCGGATAAAGGCACTATGCTAAGCTTGGCGCTTGCCTGCTGACACGGACTGGCGTTTGCTGGCAAACTCAACTCATACTCGACGCTATCCCCTCGCGCTAATGCCGCTAATAACGGGTTAAAACCGAGATAATCGTTAGCTTTAGTCACTGTCACTAACATGATGTTCACTATGCCGCCACAGCCCAGCTGATAACTGCTATCTGACTCATCGCTGGCATCATACTCAACCTGAGCAACACATTGGCTTTGGATGACCTGCTGCGCATGACGGCGAAGGTCCGCCTCTAGGCAACCACCACTTAACATGCCATAACTCTTACCCATGGGGTGAAATAACATCATGGCGCCAGGTTTTCGATAAGACGAGCCCTGAACTTGAGTCAAGACAGCCAACACCCAAGCCTCATCGGGGCTTTGATGCCATTGTCGCAACAAATCTAACAGGTCATGGGTCATAATAAATGCAAGCCATTGCTTTAGAAGAGGTTAATCTAATCAAGTTAGCAGACTAATGTAAATGATGAAAGAAATTGCTGTGGATGAAAAAACAAACAGGATTTAAATTTCAAAAAAGTGCCCTAAGGTATTACACTCTGCCACTCTCATAATGCAAATGCCTCTGCTACTGCCGACTCAGCTTTTTAAATTTCAGTCACCTAAGAGAGCCCTTGTATTCCAAGCTTACAACTTATAAAAGGTGCATTATGCGCACAGATAACAAGCTCAGTGGCATCATAGCGAAGAAACACAGCTTCAGTGTCCCACTGGATTACCAACAAAGCCCCAGTGAACAGATAAACCTCTTTGTGCGTGAACTTTCAAGTGTTGAACACCAAAATAAAGAACTGCCCTATTTGGTTTTCTTTCAAGGGGGCCCAGGGTTTGGCGCCGTTAGGCCTGTTGCCAATACCGGTTGGATAAAGCGCGCCTTAACTCAGTATCGAGTCCTCTTATTAGATCAAAGAGGCACCGGGCTTTCAACTCCTGTGAGCGCTGAGAGTCTGGCTCATTTGACCTCCCAGCAGCAAGCTGAATACCTAAGTCATTTTCGAAGTGATAACATCATTCGTGATGCAGAGCTCATTCGCGCTAAACTCAGCCCTGATAGGCCTTGGAGCATTTTAGGTCAGAGCTTTGGCGGCTTTTGTGTGCTGCGTTATTTAAGTGCCGCCCCACAAGGGCTGAAAGCCGCCTATATCACTGGCGGCATTCCCTCCCTAGAACGCAGTGCCGATGAAGTCTATCAAGCGACCTATCAAAGAGTATTAGCTAAAAATCAGGATTTTTTCAGCCGTTTTAGTGATGCCAGAGAGCTTGCCAACAGGCTTGCCAGTCACATCAGTGAATATGAAGTATTACTCAGTTCAGGGGAGCGCTTAACCGTTGAAATGCTGCAACTGTTAGGTATAAATCTTGGCATGGAACAAGGCCCTGAGGGCGTGTATTACTTGCTGGAACAAGCCTTAATCGACACGGCCCAAGGGGTTAAAGTGAATCCGCTGTTTTTGCATCAGTTTGGTCAATTTTTAGATTACAACACCAACCCGCTGTTCGCCGTGCTGCATGAGTCCATCTATTGTCAAAATAGCGCCTCAAATTGGGCCGCTCATCGAGTGCGTGAACAATATAGTCAGTTTAATTATCACCTCGGCAAAGATTTATTGTTCACAGGTGAAATGGTTTACCCTTGGATGTTCGATCAATTCAGCCAACTTCAGCCCTTAAAAGAAGCCGCCGAATTATTGGCCGCGAAATCAGACTGGCCAGCACTGTATGATCTCGAGCAACTTAAAGCCAATACAGTGCCCGTCAGCGCCGCCATTTACAGCGAAGACATGTTTGTTGAGATGCAGTACAGCTTAGAAACCACTAAAGATGTAGGCAGCCTTAAGTACTGGCTGACGTCAGAATACGAGCACAATGGCATACGCATGGATGGCGAGCGAGTGCTGGATAAGCTCATCGCCCTTAATACGGGGCGAGAGCTGAGATAGGCGACAGATAGCAATGAGGATCTAGGATCTTGCTCCAAGATTCTAGGATCTAGGTTCTAAACCCTAGGGCCTAGGACCTGAATTAACCCACTGTTTTAATATACTTTTTTAATTAACTTAGCAGGGCTAACAAGTCTTCTGCACTTCCCTGCCATGGGCCTTGCTCTTTGTCTGACAAGATGCTGTCCGCAAGGCCCTGCTTATGCTGCTGCATCTCATGGATTTTTTCTTCCACCGTGCCTTGGGCTATCAATTTATAGACAAATACTGGGTTCAGTTGTCCAATTCTGTGGGCTCTGTCTGTGGCTTGGCGTTCGGCGGCTGGGTTCCACCAAGGATCGAAATGGATTACTGTGTCTGCGGTCGTTAAGTTAAGCCCAGTGCCACCCGCTTTTAGGCTGATTAGGAACACAGGCTTACGGCCTTCCTGGAAGTCATCTATCTGTGTTTGCCTTGAGCGAGTCTTACCAGTCAGCAAACTGTAGTCAATATTGAGGCGTTGCAGCTCTTCTTCGATTAGGGATAACATGCCAGTGAACTGACTGAAAATAAGGATTTTACGCCCCTCTTCCACCATTTCAGTTAAGTTTTCCGTAAGCCAGGTAAGCTTGGCGTTACTCTTAACGTTTTGCGCTTGTTCAAGCTTCACCAGACGAGGATCGCAGCAGGCTTGGCGCAATTTAAGCAAGGCGTCTAAAAACTCGATATGACTGCTAGACACGCCTTTTTGGGCGAACAATTCCCGCAGTTTTTTCTCCATCACTAAACGAATACTTTCATACAAGTTACGCTGATCTTTCTCCAAGGTGAGTGAAGAGATAATCTCAGTTTTCTCCGGTAATTCCGCGGCCACTTCTTGCTTAGTACGGCGCAGCATAAAGGGGGAAATTCGCGTAGAAAGCTGAATTAACTTCTCTTTATCCGCTTGTTTTTCTATTGGATTTCTAAATTCTTTTAAAAAGTGCGTATGTTGACCTAAGAGACCTGGCAAACAAAAGTCCATCAAGGATTTGAGCTCGCCTAAGTGGTTTTCAAGGGGGGTACCCGACAGGCACAAGCGAAAACGGCCCCGCAAAGTTTTAACCAACTGAGTCACCTTGGCCTGGGCATTTTTAATCAGCTGAGCTTCATCTAAAATAAGGTGTTCAAAATGGATCTGACTATAGATAAGCTCGTCCCGCAAGATAAGCGGATAGGTGGTGATCACTAAGTCATGCTGCTCAATTTGCGCCAACAAGTCTTTGCGTTTATTACCATGTATCACCAATACCTTAAGGCTTGGGGCAAACTTTTGGGTCTCTTTTAACCAGTTGCCAATCAAGCTAGTTGGACAGATGATAAGGCTGGTTTTAGCCGTTTTGTCGCCGCGCTGTTCTTTCGCCTTTAGTAAAAATGCCAAGGTCTGAATGGTTTTACCTAGGCCCATATCATCGGCCAATATACCGCCAAGCTGATACTCTTTTAAGAAGCATAACCAGTCCAGCCCTTGTTTCTGATAATCCCTTAAGGTGGCATTAAGGCCCGCAGGCAAGCTCACCGACACTATGCCTTTAAACTCACCGAGCTTGGCCGCCAATGCTTGGATCCGCTCGCCATTAAGCAGGCGAATTTCGCTGGCGGTTAATTCATTGAGCAAATGAGCTCGACTGCGAGGCACTTGCAGCTTATCTTCGCCGTGACGGTCAAACAGTTCCTTAATAATGGACACTAAGGGTTTAATGGTTTTGGCTTTGACTTGAATAAAGCCCCCATTAGGGGATGGCAGCAACAGGAACTGCTCATCATCTGGCTCCCCATGTTGTTGCAGCCAGCGTGCCACTAAGGCTAACAAGGGCACACTCTGGCCATCGATATCGGCATTTAACGACAACGAAAACCAGCCATTATCTTCATCGTCATTAAGATCGATATCTAGTTCCGCGGCGACAATATTAAGGTCAAAATCCTCGGCCTCAATCAACTCATAACCTAGCTTAGTTAACGCTTGCTTAGTGCTCGCACTGTCATTGTCTACGGCATCTTGAGTGTTTACAAACTGCGACCAGGCATAGATGGCATCAGGCAAGATGCCCAAAGTAGCAAAACAGTGCAATGTTTCACTGCTTGCGACATCTAAAGGGTTTAGGAAGCTAAACTTGAGCGTCGATAACGCATCGGCGGCGCGGGTTTCGCCCTCCAAATCTCGCTTGACTTGATACTGCACCTTATCTTTTTTAATTAAGCTGATGGCTTCACGCTTTGCCTTACCGCTAAAGCAGATCTCCCCATAGAGAAATTCAAGCCTTAATGCCGGCTGCTTGCCAGCGCCCATGGCATCAGACAATTTGACCATAGTTAAAGTAAGGCGCACCTTCAGCGGGCTATCGACTTCATGAAACTCAATATCGGCAGGCACAGGCACATTGCGCGGCGAGAAATGCTGCAGCATTTTGTGACTAATACTGTCCACTTGAGTCAGTGGCACAGGCGGCATCTGTTGCAGTAATTTAAGCTTGGCTGTGGTGAGTTCAGTGTCTAGTAAACCAATTCGTAAGTAGTCTAAATCCACAAACATGGGCGGCACAGTGGCGATAAATTCCCAGTTTTCCAGTGTTGGCAACTGCATTTGCATTTGGGTGTGTTTTCTATCCAACTCAAGCCAAATAAACTCAGGGGTGATGGCTTGTGTTCGCATGATAGGGAAACGGCTATCTTCCCAGAAACAGGTATCCAGATTGAGCATTTTATTGAGTGCCAGGGCACAAATCTCACCTTCAAGGTAAATTTTAGAGGCATGATGATTAGCCGCCAGCACTGACATCAGTAAGCTGACAATTTGCGCATCTTCCTTGGATATCCACCAAGGAATATGATATTTCACTTCGGTGAGTGCCAGTTTACTGCCTCGATTAAACTGGCCTTTCTTGTTGAGCTTGCTTCTTTTAAGCTCAACAAATACCCCTTGATGATCGCTCGACAACACGAAAATCACGCGGTCCTTTTCTTGCTCGGGCAACTCATCTGCGCTACCTGAAGTGGCTTGTTCATCCAGTTGCATCAACCATTGAGATAAGCGCTGCTCTTCTACTGGCTTTTTATCCACTAAGGTTAATAACGCCGCCGCCACATGTTTACAATTGCTTCTCACGGGACAGGTGCAATGAGCATTCATCAAAATTTTATGATTAATGTTCACTAAGGTGATGTCTTGACGATAAGGCTCTGGGTGACTGCCAGCCACAAAGGATTCAATATTATGATTGTCGCTACTGGCAGTCACATCCAGTACCCGACCTTGGATCACGTAATTCTGTGCTTTTTGTAACACATTGGCAGGGAACAACTTAGCCACTAAGGCTGAGGTCATCTTGATTGGCAGATTAAAAATTTTAGCCGACATGCACACACCCAGAATACAGCGGTAAAACACACACACCGCTTAGGAAAATAAACAACCATACATTCTATGGAATAAGTGCCTAAATGCCTAGGGATAATCTAGTTGTGTGAAAAAATGAGGTTAATAAAATAGCCGCAAGCTAAGGTTGCGGCTTATTAAGTCAATTCAATAAGACTGAAATTACAGCGAATAACGCAGGCCAATGAGCAAGGCATCATCTTCTGACAATTCCATTGCGGCTGCTCTTTGGCCATTAAAATCGCCTAAGTTTTTAGAAAACTCAGCAAACACCACAGTGCTGGTATCAAACAGGTAATGCACGCCGGCGACCATAGATTGGCGCTTAAACACATCTCCTTGGTAAGCCTTGGCATACTCTGCACTGGCTTCGAGTAAGTTATAGGTCAAGATGAAACGAATGCCATTGTCATATTGGTAAGCAATAATGGACTCGACGCCTTTTGATTCTGGGATCATTCGGTTTAGGTTATCGGTATCATGGAACTGGTTCCAATTGAAATTAGCCGCGGCGTAAAAACCGGCCACATCCCACCAACCGTAAGCAAAACCAAAGCCATAGATATAATCTGTTTCATCAAAGCTTGTGCCATCAAAGCGATTGCCTTCCACTTGACCATAGTTGCCACCTAAGGTCATAAGCCATTGATCATTGACTTGATATGTCACCCCAAGACCTGCGGTGTTCGAATAATCAAGGCGACTCACTTCAAGGGGGTCATTCGCTTTATCTAAGGTGATTTTTTCGCTTTTTAGCTGAACTTGCGCCGCAAAAGACACATCCCCTAAGCGATTACGGTATTGCACTATCTTATCACCGCGGCCAGTGCCATTTACCGCACCATCAAACTTGTTATAGGTGTAAGTGCCTGATGCATTACCATCGGTAAAGAAGGCTAAGTTGGTGTAGCACACGACATCGTACCAAGCTCCCCACTGCTTACCCATAGTTAAACTGCCATAATCCGCATGCGAAAGCCCGGCATAACCCAAGCGGTTATAGATGAAGTCATCTTGAGAGGATCCAAAGCTTTCATCGCCGTTGTAAATCACCCGACCTGTGCCCACAGGGTCAACACCCCATTCGAGTTTGGCAAAGGCGTGCCAGTCATTTTTTAACTGGCGCTCGAACGCAAAATTAATTCTCGAAGCGCCGTTTGCGATTTCGCTAACGTCTTGAGTGTCTATTGCACGCACGTCAATCCAGCCGCCAATGTTCACCTTATTGGTATCGTCTTTGTATATCTCAATGGCGACGGCTTGAGACGCCATTAATGCTGAAATGAGTGCTGTTAAATATGCTTGTTTCATTGCGACTGCTCTTTTGCTGACATAAACGTAATTGTTTTTTTATTACGTACTTTAGTTTCATAGGTTCCATTTCAGAGTAGCAAAGCTCAGGATTAGCTGGCAAACGAATACAGTAAACTCATTGAAATAAATAAAACTTAATACAATAAAAACAACCTAATAAAACAAATAAGAACAAATTACCTACTTTTCATTTCCTTTTCAGCTAACAAACAGCAAATTGAAACACAAACCAACATGAAAATTAATTACAGCGCATTATCACTCACTCAAGCCCTTAGGCATAAAAAAGGATCCCAAAAGGATCCTTTCTTATCACAGATGAATAAGGCTTAATTCATCTCTACCGTGATATGTGACACCTTGGGCAAGTGATGAGCCAGCAGTTTTTGATAATGCTCCCTCCTGTTATGATATTGCCCGCTGTGAGAACAAATGGACAAAATAGCCGCATTATGACCTTCACTCAGGGTCCAAAGGTGTAAGTCTTCAACCTTAATATCCGGGTCCTGCTCGATAATATGCTTCAAGGCAGCGACACTAGCTGGAGCTTGGGTTTTATCCAGCAGCACTGTGCTGGTTTGCTTAATTAAGCCTAAGGCCCATTTACTGATGATCACCGCCCCCACAATCCCCATGAGGGCATCCATCCACAGCCAACCAAAGTAACGCCCTGCAAACAAGGCTAAAATCGCCAATACAGAGGTCAAGGTATCGGCGAGCACGTGAAAATATGCCGCCGACAAATTGTGATCTTTGTGTTCATGCCCATGGTGAGAATGTTCATGATGTTCGTGATGTTCGTGATGTTCGTCAGCATGATGGTGATGTTCGTGATGTTCGTGATGTTCGTGATGTTCGTGATGTTCGTGATGTTCGTGATGTTCGTGATGTTCGTCAGCATGATGGTGATGCTCATCGTGCAGTACAAACACAGAAATAACGTTCACACCTAAACCAATAAAGGCCACCACCAAGGCTTCATCAAAGGCGATGCTTTCTGGAGACCATAAACGATGCAAGGACTCTACTATCATCAATAACGCCACGATCAACAGCGCCACTGCACTGGCAAATCCTCCCAAATAATTCACTTTGCCCGTGCCGAAACTGAACAAGCTGTTATGGCTGTGCTTTCTCGCATAGGCGTAGACGAACATGGTGATTGCAAATGCTGCCGCATGGGTGCCCATATGCCAACCATCGGCCAGCAAGGCCATGGAGCCTGACCAAGTGCCAACCCCAATCTCGGCAAACATGGTGACCAAGGTAATAAAAAACACGATTAGCACCTTAGACTCTTTTCCCTTGGTTTCACTAAGGTAATGATGACTGTGCGCAGTAGATGCTGGATTAACTTTACTTGTATTCATAGATATTGAGCTTGATTGAGTGTGTGGATACCATTAAACTATACTATACCCCAGTATAGATAAGATCAATATTCTCATGTCACACATACATAAAGACAATAAAAAAATCCTGACTCGGGTTCGACGCATCAAGGGTCAAGCCGAAGCACTGGAGAAACTGCTTGAAACTCAGCCCGACTGCAGCCAAGTATTGCAGCAAATCGCAGCCATACGCGGCGCCACCAATGGCCTGATGACGCAGGTGCTAGAAAGCCACATCAGGGAACACTTAGGTGATGCATCCATTAGCGAAAGTGAACGCCAGGGCGAAGTGGAACAAGTGATACAAATCCTTAAAAGCTACCTCAAATAAGCCTGAGGCCCTTAAGGATCATTACCGTCATGCTATTGACCCTGTTTCTCTGTGTTCAGCCACAATATGTCTAGCCATAGCAGTAAATCTGCCAGTAGAATACGCCTCTCATTAAGACTCAGGATCCCGTTATGGAGTTAATACTCGCCATCACCTTGTTTGCCTTTTCATCTGGCATAACCCCAGGGCCAAACAACATCATGTTGATGACTTCAGGGGTGAATTTTGGCATCAAGCCTTCATTACCTCATTTAGCTGGTATATGTTTAGGTTTCCCTTGCATGGTTTTAGCCATAGGACTGGGTCTGAGCTCAGTGTTTCAAGCCTACCCGGTATTGCACCTCATCATTAAAGTACTGGGGGTGAGTTATCTGCTGTATTTGTCTTGGTTAATCGCCAGAAGCAGTAACAAGATGGAAGGGAAACAATTGAGCCAACCCTTTAGTTTTATTCAGGCGGCGGCGTTTCAATGGGTGAATCCTAAGGGATGGATCATGGCGGTCGGTGCCATTGCCACCTTTACCGTACAAACGGCGGATATGACACCACAAGTCTTGACCATAGCGACTGTGTTCTTATGTGTCGCCTTTCCTTGCGCCATGGTGTGGCTCACTTTTGGTGTGGCACTCAAGCGATTATTAAAAAACCAGCGTCAACAAAAAATATTCAATATTACCATGGCGTTACTGCTAGTCGCCTCCATCTTGCCTATGATAGGGGCTTGAGTCTTGAATGCTAAACACCCAAATCACCCAGGGCAGAATTTGCCCCAAACAAGCCAATTTTGAGATAAAGGTAATGGATCAACAGCAGCAAGAACATCAACAGATGATAAGCGCCACATCTAACTGGGTTAGCAATGTCATCATGAAATATAACCTCTGCCCTTTTGCTCGCAAAGAAGTTGAACGGGGCAGTATTCGCTATCTAGTGGTAGAAGAAACTAAGCGTAAGCAAGTACTGGCGGCGCTCATTAAAGAATGCCAATTTCTAGATGAAAACCCTGATATGGAAACCAGTTTAGTCATACTTGCGCGGGGTTTTGAAGGGTTTTATGACTACTTAGATCTGCTTGATTCTGCCAATGATGCGCTATTGGATAATGCCTATGAAGGTGTTTATCAGCTGGCAAGCTTTCATCCTGATTATTGCTTTGAAGATGAACCCCAAGACAGTCCGGCAAACTTCACTAATCGCTCTCCCTACCCCACATTGCATATCATTCGAGAGTCCAGCATGGAACAAGCTTTAGCCAGTTATCATGATCCTGAATCGATCCCTCTGCGCAACATGGCTTTTGCCAATAAAAAAGGCAGTGATTTTTTTATTAAACTCTTGAGTGAGTGTCACAAATAGCGCTAAAAATGACAGAGGGCTTGCTTTAACTAAGTAAAGCAAGCCCTGCTTGGTGTGTCATTCACGCTTAGTGATTTGCTGACCTAGTTTATCCCAGCTTCCACCTGATATTTATCTTTCAAGGCTTGAATTTCAGCGCTGCTTGATTTCAAAAATGCGTTAAACTGCTCGACGATATCCGGCCTTTTAATACTTGAAATCGCATAGGCGCTGCGGGTGTGAGGCAAAGAAGCATCGAACACCATCAATTCAGGTTTTTTCATGACTTCCCGCAAATGATACATGGCTACCGCCACGTTGAAATAAGCCCCCTCGACACGGCCACTTTCTACCTGCTTAACAAGTGCATCTAAGTTATTGTTTTCAGTTACCTTAACGCTTCCGGCGCCAATTTTATCTAAGTAATCAAATGGGGTAAAACCCGCTATGGTGCCAAGGCGAAACTTATCCCCAATGCCTTTCCCCTTATTGGCAGGCAATACTAAGGTACCATCAATAAAATTAACCACAGGGTCGCTATAGACGACTTTGTGTGCAGCCTTGGCATCCGATGCCCAGAAGGCATTATCTGGGTACTTAAGGTCCACT includes:
- a CDS encoding DUF1415 domain-containing protein — encoded protein: MDQQQQEHQQMISATSNWVSNVIMKYNLCPFARKEVERGSIRYLVVEETKRKQVLAALIKECQFLDENPDMETSLVILARGFEGFYDYLDLLDSANDALLDNAYEGVYQLASFHPDYCFEDEPQDSPANFTNRSPYPTLHIIRESSMEQALASYHDPESIPLRNMAFANKKGSDFFIKLLSECHK
- a CDS encoding substrate-binding periplasmic protein, with the protein product MLKTIRFCICLFGSVFASMGLMADELTIGVETTEYYPQYQYENGNYQGFARDVIDLFASKNGHSVSYKAYPIKRLLSVYLAGEVDLKYPDNAFWASDAKAAHKVVYSDPVVNFIDGTLVLPANKGKGIGDKFRLGTIAGFTPFDYLDKIGAGSVKVTENNNLDALVKQVESGRVEGAYFNVAVAMYHLREVMKKPELMVFDASLPHTRSAYAISSIKRPDIVEQFNAFLKSSSAEIQALKDKYQVEAGIN